The following are from one region of the Dreissena polymorpha isolate Duluth1 chromosome 2, UMN_Dpol_1.0, whole genome shotgun sequence genome:
- the LOC127867006 gene encoding uncharacterized protein LOC127867006, giving the protein MNTCMMYVPYVLVLVGLSHSGPLSGRLECPQCMHLNMKLINMTSLIADSVNKILGPILDAGIEVSVVIRSCGVLMSGDFPKCTPILDLIEPNIRQSHTMDIIVSRLTAPHGPSSRTQQPWAFTPSNHGSYNHGIKSYYKQHAGFWQTHN; this is encoded by the exons ATGAACACCTGTATGATGTATGTACCTTATGTGCTCGTCCTTGTAGGATTATCGCATAGTGGACCACTGTCGGGTAGATTAG AATGTCCACAGTGCATGCACTTGAATATGAAGCTGATCAACATGACATCGTTGATCGCTGACTCCGTCAACAAAATATTGGGACCTATTTTGG ATGCGGGTATCGAGGTGTCCGTTGTGATAAGAAGTTGTGGAGTCCTTATGAGTGGTGACTTCCCGAAATGCACACCGATTCTTGACCTCATCGAGCCCAATATAAGACAGTCACATACAATGGACATCATTGTCAGTCGGTTGACGGCTCCACATGGCCCATCATCACGGACTCAGCAACCATGGGCCTTTACCCCCAGCAACCATGGCTCCTATAACCACGGTATCAAGAGTTACTATAAGCAACACGCAGGATTCTGGCAAACACACAATTGA